GCTCTGATAGGTTGCAGAGTTGCTGCTTACACATCCATGGATGATACTTGGTATGTTCAGAAAGTAAGTTGTAACAACATAACATTTAATATCCAGGTATTTTTGAACTACTTAATCATGCTTATAGATTATGAATCAATGATGCCAGCTGTTTGTTTGTATGCGTTGCCTCACCTGCAGTTGTTTGCGCATGCAGACAAATCAAACATCCTTGTTGGGAATCTAATTCCAAGTGTCTTCAATGTTCTGTGCTAGTTAAATGGCAAATTTTAACATTTTTGTGAACTTGAATTTCTTGGCAGTTTTATTTTAATTCTGGACTATGCCTGCTGTGCAAAATTGAAATTGTTCGTGTAGCTGGAATTGTTTTTCATTGTGGCTAATTTAAGTTTAGGGTGAATGGAATGACAGAGTGCTGTGATGGGTCACCGATGGGAGAAAAGGTGGGAAAGAATAAAATGGAAGCATTGGGAGTGTGGTGGCATTGTTTGTGGGGACGGATATTCGATATGTGGCAGGAGAAAGCGAGAGTTTTGGAGGCATTTTTCCAATGACTACCAGACTGCTGCAAGGCTGTTCCAGGTTAACGAGATGGTCAATATTGTTGGTTATATTTTTCGTAGTAGGAATTCTCCGTTTAGTTCATTGCGGCTTCCCTTGACCTCTTCTTTGACTGAATTTCTTTGGTTGAGCAGCTTTGAGCCAGAGCAACGTTGAAAAATGTGAGCCGGGTCTGGTCCCTGATGTCACATTTCTCTGCTCGGCTGGCTGGAAGAGATTACATGTTCGAAGCTGGAAGAGATTACATGTTCGAAACTCGGATGATGATTCCATTAATTTGGATTTGGATAATAATCATATGGgtgaattttctttctttttctgaaaaaagataaaaattatcaaCACAAATATGATAAAAGTAAAGACACCGCCACTAATGTTCGAACCCTGAAATAAAATTAAGCTGGCCAtgtgatttaaaaaaattaaatagacaGAAAAATATGAAAGAGAGGAATTAAACAAGCTTCTATTGGGGCATGCGTCTCACATCAAATGGCAAGAAATTAGAGAGTTTTGAAACATAGAACCAACGCCAATGTAACTTGATCCACTCATGTCATCATCATGGGAGGGTTGAACCACCTATATAACAGTGGCTTCCACAGTGCCCATCTCTAGCAATGATAACCCTTGTCAAAGCTTTTGAGTTGCTAATTATTTATTCATTAGCTGGATGATTCTACCAAATGTCCTTGAATAATCGAAGGAACAGTGAAGAATTCATGAAAACCCGTCTGCATTGTAACAGTTTTGCTATTATAGCGGGATGGTTTTATCGCAGAATGGCTACCAAACTCGGGGCTTATGTGCACTATTGTGTGTGGgattcatattttcatatataagTTGAACCAATTTCTACCGGCTCCTGATGCCAGCCAAGGATCAGTTTGGTTCTTTCATTGACCTGAAACCTGGCGCAGCGGTCCTTTGAGCACCACCACAAGTATGAAATTCAGTAGCAGATTGCCTAAGACGATTTGGAATTCAGAGAAAGAGAAGTAAAGAACTATGACTTAGAAAGGATTCAATTAAAAGCAAATgcaattatgatatttttataaatttattcagATAATAACAAGGAAACAACAATAGAATGATAGTAAAACTACCACAACCACCACCATCAGATAGAATCATTAACTTAATCACACATGACTAATTCTTGAGCAAGTTATTGATTATTTTTTGAACGGGCATAGCAATTCTTGATAAATTAATCTAACAACAAATGAAAACGTCATGGATGATTTGAGAACTTGATTGATAATGAGGAGAAAATAATTACCACTCCAACCAGAGAAGGGTATTAGTTGCTTGGCGACAGCACCTATTGGCAGGATAAATGCTACTGCTATGATTATAAACCATGATCTTTATTGGAAAGGGGAAAAAACCTTCATTCTAATCCCAAATCAGGTTTTTTTATAAAAATGTTTATAGTGCCATGAATCAGGCCTTAGCGCCCCCTAAAAGCATAATAGTGAAAAGCCATTCCTAAAAGCATAGATAAACAAGTCCTGTAccttttcccaaaaaaaaaaaaaaagggaccgtGAAACAATTGGGTGAAGCTCCAAACAAATCAAGTCGGTATTTGTCAAAGAAAAAGCCTGATCGATCATGTCTCTTAGGTAAGGCTGTGCTTTTTTAAATCAACCAAATATAATGCCCAAATGATGTCGACAATGAAAAATATTCCAcagatataaattttataaattattacagTATGAATTCCGGTTCTCTAGGAATGCTGAAGGCATACCACAAAAACACCACCCCCATCACCATAATACCCCCGAAATCGACAGAACAGCCAACAAACACATTTTGCTGGAGTCAAAGATACAGTGGCAGTGCCAAATGAAGCCAACATGAAATCCATCACAAAAAGGAAAGACAAACTGGAGATCAGTGCCAACGGCCTTCTAAAAGTTGCTGTTTAAActacaaaattttttcaaatcgatataaatttcaaatttaagcaTCCATAAGAAACAAAAGGAAAAGAGGGAAGAACAGAAATTTGATACTAGAAGTTCTGACCAACAAAGAGTTGAACGAACCAAGAAACTCGCACATCCATCTGGTTCCCACAAAAACCATTTCCAATCCTGGAATCGTCATGATAATAGGTCCCCTGTACCCATATTTCTGTAACCCATCGTGCCAAATTTCAAGACTCGGCAGAATCTTTTAAGAAAAGAATTTCTAACCATTACTCAAAAGGGGGAAAAGACATAAAAAGAGTTTAATAAATCAGTAACTTCCTTCAATCCATCCGGTTACATAATTACTCCTCTTTATGCCATCAAGATCTTCATCGGTACTTCGTAAATCTCCTACTGCAAATCTACTACTTCATCAAGATCTTTGTCCACTCCTCTTCTTGCAATTTTTTTCTTAGCCAATAATTAGTATGCCTCAGGATTAGGGTAGCAATATACTGAAATGGGCGTCAAGTATTTTTGATCATATAGAACACATACTCCAAGATACATCAACCAACAAGTAAGTTGATGCAGGGAATCCACTCGTCCAGTGAAATGTGGTCGTCCTTCCACCTACTGAAGTCCCTCAAAAATCTTCTGATCAACTAAATGTAGGAAAATATTAAGATTGGCAAGAATAATAGAAGGTCACTAAATTACAACGAAgtcaagaaaaatataaaacaggGAAAGGAAACCCCACACAAATTAGAGCAATAGCCCTACCGTTGTCCTAAAAGGATCATGCCCTCCACTTCTCAATGAGATCTGCCAAGCCCTCGTAAGAGCTCCCACCCACTCCAGAAGCCCTCAAAGCCTCCTCCCTCACACGTGCGACGGACTCCCCCACATGCGTGTCCCCCAACAGTTCCCTCACACGCTGTCCGATCTCCTCTCCCCTCACCACCTCCGCCCCTTCCTCCCCATCCCACCCCCACTCTCTCGCCCACACTCCAAGCCCGCTCCTCTCCACCAAGCTTGCATTCACCCTTTGGTCTGCACCCCGCGGCCACGCCAGGATGCGTACCCCGCACGCGGCCGCCTCCACCACCGAGTTCCACCCACAATGACTAACAAATCCTCCAACAGCCCCATGCCCCAATACCTCATTCTGATCCACCCAACCTTTAACCACCAACCccttccccctccctctccccctctccaAAAGCCCATTACCCACCAACTCCTCCAACCCCTCCCCATCCTCTCTATCCACTATTTTACTCTTCACCACCCATAGGAACCTACACCCACTCCTCTCCAACCCAACTCCTAGCTCCTTGATTTGGGCCCTTGACAGGGCCGTCCTGCTGCCGAAGCTAACGTACACCACCGACCGGGCCGGTTGTGCGTCGAGCCACGCAAACGTGCGCCCCGGGCTTCCACTAGGCCTAGCAGCTGGTTGATGTAGCGGCCCAATTGCCACCACCGGCGGTAGACCTCGCACCACCGCTCCTCCGTTGAGGGCCGCCACTGCATCCGCCTCGAGGCTTTCAAATGTGTTGACTAAGATCGCTTTCGCTTGTAGTAATGCGCGACCGTTCTCTATGAATTGTTTTGTGAAGAGGTTGGTAGGGTCATGGAGTGCAGGGGGGATCATCGACGCCGGCAATGGCTGCATGCCGGGGATCGCAACATCGTCGATACGTTTGGCATCGGCGATGAGGCCGGGTAAGTAGGCAAAGAGGGTGAGCATCGTCGCTGAGGAGGTGAAGAGAATGTAACTAGGAATGTCGAGTTTGTTAGCGATTGGAATGAAAGCAGAGGCTAGGCTGATGTCGACAATGAATGAAGAGAGTGGGGGTGAGAGAGAGGTGAGTAGAGGGAGAAGGAGGTGGGCCGAGCGGCGGATGGATTCGCAGTGGAGATAGAAAGGATCAGCGAGTTTATAAGCATCCATGGCATCCAAGTGAAGGAGTGGGAATTCAAGGGGGTGGATCTGAGGATAAGTGGAGAAGAGAGCAGAGAGATGAAGAGACTCCGCAGAGGAAACAGTAGGGTGGATGGCGATGAAGGTGACTCTGCAACCATGGGAGGCGAGAGTGGACGCAAGGCGGAGGAAGGGTGTAAGGTGGCCCATGCCGGCGCTCGGAAGGAGGGCGACATGAGAGACTTG
The DNA window shown above is from Elaeis guineensis isolate ETL-2024a chromosome 8, EG11, whole genome shotgun sequence and carries:
- the LOC105050648 gene encoding UDP-glycosyltransferase 708G2-like, with the translated sequence MSATSGDAQVSHVALLPSAGMGHLTPFLRLASTLASHGCRVTFIAIHPTVSSAESLHLSALFSTYPQIHPLEFPLLHLDAMDAYKLADPFYLHCESIRRSAHLLLPLLTSLSPPLSSFIVDISLASAFIPIANKLDIPSYILFTSSATMLTLFAYLPGLIADAKRIDDVAIPGMQPLPASMIPPALHDPTNLFTKQFIENGRALLQAKAILVNTFESLEADAVAALNGGAVVRGLPPVVAIGPLHQPAARPSGSPGRTFAWLDAQPARSVVYVSFGSRTALSRAQIKELGVGLERSGCRFLWVVKSKIVDREDGEGLEELVGNGLLERGRGRGKGLVVKGWVDQNEVLGHGAVGGFVSHCGWNSVVEAAACGVRILAWPRGADQRVNASLVERSGLGVWAREWGWDGEEGAEVVRGEEIGQRVRELLGDTHVGESVARVREEALRASGVGGSSYEGLADLIEKWRA